Proteins from a genomic interval of Macrobrachium nipponense isolate FS-2020 chromosome 28, ASM1510439v2, whole genome shotgun sequence:
- the LOC135201227 gene encoding uncharacterized protein LOC135201227: MGWGGHLGDLITSSIWSSEEKLLHIVLELKAAFLGLKEFREKVEGHSVVLKLDNITMVAYVNKQGGLVSLQLHSLTVELHHWAIDNSVELSAEYIPGKKNLVSDTLSHQNQIVGMKWSLHQAVADRLFQVWGRPTLDLFATYYNKKLEVYCSVILDPLALAEDAFQHPWDNLEVYAFPPFCLLRQVLNRVVRSRNLKMTLVASLWLQAEWFAALLFLLSEVPREIPPWRQLLGQLHVKRFHHSVESLSLHRWRLSSISSEQEDFLRRQQGICPAISGSPRLQSTKGNGQYTVIGVVDGVCLRSKPLFTAEQIFWSFSEMRKVFLFLLSEATALAFVLCLRGVNISSSWEISLLFKGFEQTCSPRELKPLVGCFTCH; the protein is encoded by the coding sequence ATGGGTTGGGGTGGTCATCTGGGGGACCTCATCACATCAAGCATTTGGAGTTCGGAAGAGAAGCTTCTGCACatcgtcttggagttgaaggcagcttttcTCGGtttgaaggagtttcgggagaaggtagagggtcattctgtggTTCTGAAGTTGGACAACATCACAATGgtggcctatgtgaacaaacaaggGGGCCTGGTATCTCTCCAGCTCCACTCTCTGACAGTCGAATTACATCATTGGGCAATCGACAACTCAGTGGAACTCTCAGCAGAATATATTCCAGGCAAAAAGAATTTGGTCTCAGACACGTTGAGCCATCAAAACCAAATTGTAGGCATGAAGTGGTCTTTACATCAGGCTGTGGCAGACAGGCTTTTTCAGGTGTGGGGGAGGCCTACgttagacctctttgcaacctACTACAACAAGAAGCTAGAGGTCTATTGCTCGGTGATTCTGGATCCCTTAGCACTAGCAGAGGATGCCTTTCAACATCCTTGGGACAACTTAGAGGTGtatgcatttcctccattttgcctgCTCCGTCAAGTGTTGAACAGGGTGGTGAGATCTCGAAACTTAAAGATGACATTAGTGGCTTCTCTGTGGCTGCAGGCAGAATGGTTTGCGGCCCTTCTGTTTCTGctgtcagaggttccaagagaAATTCCCCCATGGAGACAATTACTTGGCCAACTTCACGTTAAAAGATTCCACCactcagtagaatccctgtctcttcacagatggaggctatcaagtatctcctccgagcaagaGGATTTTCTCAGGAGACAGCAAGGCATATGTCCAGCCATCTCAGGAAGTCCTCGGCTGCAGTCTACCAAGGGAAATGGGCaatatactgtgattggtgtcgtcgaTGGGGTTTGTCTCCGCTCAAAACCTCTATTCACCGCAGAGCAGATTTTTTGGTCTTTCTCAGAGATGAGAAAGGTCTTTCTATTTCTGCTATCAGAAGCTACAGCTTTAGCCTTTGTGTTATGCCTGAGAGGTGTAAATATCTCCTCATCCTGGGAGATCTCTTTATTGTTCAAAGGTTTCGAGCAgacctgttctccaagggaacttAAGCCTCTTGTGGGATGTTTCACTTGTCATTAA